The Urbifossiella limnaea genome has a window encoding:
- a CDS encoding HD domain-containing protein: MTTTDLAGVLDFLRAAEAIKTQTRSGYTSAGRAESVADHTWRLCLMAVVLADQFPGIDFARLIRICVVHDLGEAIGGDVPAVNQSAAAPKADSERADLMTLLAPLPAPLRDHVTELWDEYEAAATPEAKLAKALDKLETLLQHTQGANPPGFDYRFNLDYGRQYTAAPPLVAAIRDALDRDTLRRAEGA, translated from the coding sequence ATGACGACCACCGACCTCGCCGGCGTCCTCGACTTCCTCCGGGCCGCGGAAGCGATCAAGACGCAGACCCGCAGCGGCTACACCTCGGCCGGCCGCGCCGAGAGCGTCGCCGACCACACGTGGCGGCTCTGCCTCATGGCCGTCGTCCTGGCCGACCAGTTCCCCGGCATCGACTTCGCCCGCCTCATCCGCATCTGCGTCGTCCACGACCTCGGCGAGGCGATCGGCGGCGACGTGCCCGCCGTGAACCAGTCAGCGGCCGCACCGAAGGCCGACAGCGAGCGCGCCGACCTGATGACGCTCCTGGCCCCGCTCCCCGCGCCGCTGCGCGACCACGTCACCGAACTGTGGGACGAGTACGAGGCCGCCGCGACGCCGGAGGCGAAGCTGGCGAAGGCGCTCGACAAGCTCGAAACGCTGCTCCAGCACACGCAGGGGGCCAACCCGCCGGGCTTCGACTACCGCTTCAACCTCGACTACGGCCGGCAGTACACCGCCGCCCCGCCGCTAGTTGCCGCCATCCGCGACGCCCTGGACCGCGACACGCTCCGCCGCGCGGAGGGCGCGTGA
- the folP gene encoding dihydropteroate synthase, protein MPRVWVCRGHQFTIGPRPLVMGIVNVTPDSFSDGGRFLDPAAAIDHGLALAAEGANILDIGGESTRPGAPAVSGADELARVLPVVAGLAKRAALPLSVDTTKAEVARRCMYAGASIINDVSGLTADADMPGVVAATGAGVVVMHMQGTPRTMQQNPVYGDVVGEVAGYLEARLHALAAVGISPDAVCLDPGIGFGKTLDHNLTLLAHLDAVAALGRPVCLGVSRKKFIGTLCGREPADRAAGSLAVATIAAARGTAQVLRVHDVAATRDAVVLLAAINRARRPDVAAGRITQP, encoded by the coding sequence ATGCCGCGTGTGTGGGTCTGCCGCGGGCACCAGTTCACGATCGGCCCGCGGCCGCTCGTCATGGGCATCGTGAACGTCACCCCGGACAGCTTCTCCGACGGCGGCCGCTTCCTCGACCCGGCGGCCGCGATCGACCACGGGCTGGCGCTTGCCGCGGAAGGCGCGAATATCCTCGACATCGGCGGCGAATCGACGCGCCCCGGCGCCCCGGCCGTGAGCGGAGCCGACGAACTGGCCCGCGTCCTGCCCGTTGTCGCCGGGCTGGCGAAACGGGCCGCCCTACCCCTCTCGGTGGACACGACCAAGGCCGAAGTCGCCCGCCGCTGCATGTACGCCGGCGCTTCCATCATCAACGACGTGTCCGGCCTGACGGCCGACGCCGACATGCCGGGCGTGGTCGCGGCGACGGGGGCGGGCGTGGTCGTGATGCACATGCAGGGCACGCCGAGGACGATGCAGCAGAATCCGGTCTACGGCGACGTCGTGGGCGAGGTCGCGGGGTATCTCGAAGCGCGGTTGCACGCCCTCGCCGCGGTCGGTATCTCCCCGGACGCGGTCTGCCTCGACCCGGGCATCGGCTTCGGGAAGACGCTCGACCACAACCTGACGCTGCTCGCCCACCTTGACGCGGTCGCCGCCCTCGGCCGGCCGGTGTGCCTGGGCGTGAGCCGCAAGAAGTTCATCGGCACGCTGTGCGGCCGCGAGCCGGCCGACCGCGCCGCAGGGTCGCTGGCTGTGGCGACGATCGCCGCCGCACGCGGGACGGCGCAAGTGCTGCGAGTTCACGACGTGGCCGCCACCCGCGATGCAGTCGTGCTTCTGGCCGCGATCAACCGTGCTCGCCGCCCGGACGTCGCCGCTGGTAGAATCACACAGCCCTGA
- a CDS encoding glutamate-5-semialdehyde dehydrogenase: MTAVLPAKPEANLDGLCRDLAARARAAADALTSVRTDAKNRWLQAAAAALESRSAEILAANADDVAAAPGYGLNAAAIDRLTLTPARLKAAADGLRQVAALPDPVGEVREGGRRPNGLEVLKVGVPLGVVFFIYESRPNVTVDAAGLCVKSGNAVILRGGKEAIHSNTALHRVLAAELPACGLPPDAVQLVPTTDREAVGHLLRLGDLIDLAIPRGGESLIRRVAREATMPVLKHYDGNCHVYLDAAADPDMAERIVVNAKCQRPGVCNAAESLLVHAAVADTLLPRVAAALQAKGVELRGCEETRKRVPSAKPATDADHRTEFLDLVMSVKVVPDLDAAVRHINAYGSKHTDAIVTSDLAAARRFTERVDAAAVVVNASTRFNDGFELGLGAEIGISTDKFHARGPCGLRELTTYKYVVTGDGQIRG, encoded by the coding sequence GTGACCGCCGTCCTCCCCGCGAAACCCGAAGCGAACCTCGACGGCCTCTGCCGCGACCTGGCCGCCCGCGCCCGCGCCGCCGCCGACGCCCTCACCTCCGTCCGCACCGACGCCAAGAACCGCTGGCTTCAAGCCGCCGCCGCCGCACTCGAATCACGCTCCGCGGAAATCCTCGCTGCCAACGCCGACGACGTGGCCGCCGCTCCCGGTTACGGCCTGAACGCCGCCGCCATCGACCGCCTGACGCTGACGCCCGCCCGCCTGAAGGCTGCGGCCGACGGGCTGCGGCAGGTGGCGGCGCTGCCCGACCCGGTGGGCGAGGTCCGCGAGGGCGGCCGGCGGCCGAACGGGCTCGAAGTGCTGAAGGTCGGGGTGCCGCTCGGCGTCGTGTTCTTCATTTACGAGAGCCGGCCGAACGTGACGGTTGACGCCGCCGGGCTGTGCGTCAAGAGCGGCAACGCGGTCATCCTCCGCGGCGGCAAGGAAGCGATTCACTCGAACACCGCCCTGCACCGCGTCCTGGCGGCCGAGCTGCCCGCGTGCGGCCTCCCGCCTGACGCCGTGCAACTGGTGCCGACCACCGACCGCGAGGCCGTCGGGCACCTGTTGCGGCTCGGCGACTTGATCGATCTGGCGATCCCGCGCGGCGGCGAGAGCCTGATCCGCCGCGTGGCTCGTGAAGCGACCATGCCGGTGCTGAAGCATTACGACGGCAACTGCCACGTCTACCTCGACGCGGCCGCCGACCCGGACATGGCCGAGCGCATCGTGGTGAACGCGAAGTGCCAGCGGCCCGGCGTCTGTAACGCGGCCGAGAGCCTGCTGGTTCACGCCGCCGTCGCCGACACCCTCCTGCCGCGCGTCGCCGCCGCGCTCCAAGCGAAGGGCGTCGAGCTGCGCGGCTGCGAGGAGACGCGAAAGCGGGTGCCGTCGGCGAAGCCCGCGACCGACGCCGACCACCGCACCGAGTTTCTCGACCTGGTGATGTCGGTGAAGGTGGTGCCCGACCTGGACGCGGCCGTGCGGCACATCAACGCCTACGGCTCGAAGCACACGGACGCCATCGTCACGAGCGACCTCGCGGCGGCGCGGCGGTTTACGGAGCGGGTTGACGCCGCGGCCGTGGTGGTGAACGCGAGCACGCGGTTCAACGACGGCTTCGAGCTGGGGCTGGGCGCGGAAATCGGCATCAGCACCGACAAGTTCCACGCCCGCGGCCCGTGCGGGCTGCGCGAACTGACGACGTACAAGTACGTCGTCACCGGCGACGGGCAGATTCGGGGATAA
- a CDS encoding HEAT repeat domain-containing protein, producing MLAGMFVLVAAGGLFWLAYRRPRPRRWLIPRRQPLTARTAAGRGTRPLPTSDTAALVAELNQPVGPDADEQAGRRAEVAAALRRDGRTDALPAVIRCADAAAGLPRGLLLSAEAVGFPNFSVLLTSPARADRHAAYRALARTARGGRDGALDVASLVRAGLLENLADVSPGDADPWLAAAVIEAERAARRAELWVKLLPSAEREHAGRHVARLGHSTERRHRWLRDAGHRLIGNFPSAGDDEQAATLRVLDDLRVDVSALFPSLPERRTPWWADAVRALRWARTRDYGPALAEQAERLLFTARPGPTIHAVLTGLRNARSPGVERVLLGGARHPDANARCAAVAAFGWAEPFDRAAVIAALRAARGDADANVRRAAVAALARFGELAALREYAQGLLAEDPAVRQATALSAADEGVSWLWPDLDLVADHADAETALAAAEALERMREAALGLVE from the coding sequence ATGCTGGCCGGCATGTTCGTACTCGTCGCCGCGGGGGGGCTGTTCTGGCTGGCGTACCGCCGGCCGCGGCCCCGGCGGTGGCTCATTCCGCGGCGCCAGCCACTCACCGCCCGCACCGCCGCCGGCCGTGGCACCCGCCCGCTTCCCACGTCCGACACCGCCGCGCTCGTCGCGGAGTTGAACCAGCCCGTCGGTCCGGACGCCGACGAACAGGCCGGCCGACGGGCCGAGGTCGCTGCGGCGCTGCGGCGCGACGGCAGGACGGACGCGCTGCCGGCCGTGATCCGCTGTGCCGACGCCGCCGCCGGCTTGCCGCGCGGGCTGCTCCTGTCCGCGGAGGCGGTCGGCTTCCCGAACTTCTCCGTGCTGCTCACCAGCCCCGCCCGCGCCGACCGGCACGCGGCGTACCGCGCCCTGGCCCGCACTGCTCGTGGCGGCCGCGACGGGGCGCTCGACGTGGCTTCACTCGTGCGGGCGGGGTTGCTCGAGAATCTGGCCGACGTGTCACCCGGCGACGCCGACCCGTGGCTCGCCGCCGCCGTGATCGAGGCCGAGCGTGCGGCCCGGCGAGCCGAACTGTGGGTGAAGCTGTTGCCGTCCGCGGAACGTGAACACGCCGGGCGGCACGTCGCCCGACTGGGGCACTCGACCGAGCGCCGACACCGCTGGCTCCGCGACGCCGGCCACCGTCTGATCGGGAACTTCCCCTCCGCCGGCGACGACGAGCAGGCCGCCACCCTTCGCGTCCTCGACGACCTACGGGTCGACGTGTCGGCACTGTTCCCGTCGCTACCGGAGCGACGCACGCCGTGGTGGGCGGACGCCGTGCGCGCCCTCCGCTGGGCACGCACCCGCGACTACGGCCCCGCCCTGGCGGAACAGGCCGAACGCCTCCTGTTCACGGCACGTCCAGGCCCGACGATCCACGCCGTGCTGACCGGCCTCCGCAACGCCCGCAGCCCGGGAGTCGAGCGCGTACTCCTCGGCGGCGCGAGGCACCCGGACGCGAACGCCCGCTGCGCGGCAGTCGCGGCGTTCGGCTGGGCCGAACCCTTCGACCGGGCCGCCGTCATCGCCGCTCTCCGAGCGGCCCGCGGCGACGCCGACGCGAACGTCCGCCGGGCCGCTGTCGCTGCACTGGCGCGGTTCGGCGAACTGGCGGCGCTGCGAGAATACGCTCAGGGGTTGCTCGCGGAAGACCCGGCCGTTCGGCAGGCGACCGCGCTGTCGGCCGCTGACGAAGGAGTGAGTTGGCTCTGGCCCGATCTCGACCTCGTGGCCGACCACGCCGACGCGGAAACGGCGCTGGCCGCCGCCGAGGCGCTGGAGCGGATGCGCGAGGCGGCGCTCGGCCTGGTCGAGTGA
- a CDS encoding LysR family transcriptional regulator has product MELHQLRYFVAVAETGSFTRAAEREGVTQPTLSEQVIRLEGKPHGVGRRLFDRLGRKVVLTDAGRELLGRAQGILAAVSEAERAVRDSGEGGRLRAGAIPTIAPFLLPGVVSRFTKTNPTIQLQIYEERTEHLLAALNAGELDVGVMALPVRDDHLHVEKLFAEPLVVALPAAHRLAARGVVKLADVLDEPFILLDDVHCFGDQVLSLCRRGGAEPKVVCRGEQIATLLGMVAAGQGVSVVPEMAAVGDAHPGRVYRPMAKPTPTRTLCAVWHKQRYRPPSLRAFVDVVKGAG; this is encoded by the coding sequence ATGGAACTGCACCAGCTGCGTTACTTCGTGGCCGTGGCCGAGACCGGCAGCTTCACCCGAGCCGCGGAGCGCGAGGGGGTCACGCAGCCGACGCTCAGCGAGCAGGTCATCCGCCTCGAAGGCAAGCCGCACGGCGTCGGCCGCCGGCTGTTCGACCGCCTCGGTCGCAAGGTCGTGCTGACCGACGCCGGCCGCGAACTCCTCGGCCGGGCGCAGGGCATTCTCGCCGCCGTGAGCGAGGCGGAACGCGCCGTTCGCGATTCCGGGGAGGGCGGCCGCCTCCGCGCCGGAGCCATTCCCACCATCGCCCCGTTCCTGCTGCCGGGCGTGGTGTCGCGCTTCACCAAGACCAACCCCACGATCCAGCTCCAAATTTATGAAGAGCGGACGGAACACCTCCTCGCCGCACTCAACGCCGGCGAGCTGGACGTGGGCGTCATGGCGTTGCCGGTCCGAGACGACCACCTGCACGTCGAGAAACTGTTCGCCGAGCCGCTGGTCGTTGCACTCCCCGCGGCCCACCGCCTCGCCGCCCGCGGCGTCGTGAAACTGGCCGACGTGCTCGACGAGCCGTTCATCCTCCTCGACGACGTTCACTGCTTCGGCGACCAGGTGCTGAGCCTGTGCCGCCGCGGCGGGGCGGAGCCGAAGGTGGTGTGCCGCGGCGAGCAGATCGCCACGCTGCTCGGCATGGTCGCGGCCGGGCAGGGGGTGTCCGTCGTGCCCGAGATGGCCGCGGTCGGCGACGCCCACCCGGGTCGCGTCTACCGGCCTATGGCGAAGCCGACCCCGACACGCACGCTGTGTGCGGTGTGGCACAAGCAGCGCTACCGGCCGCCGTCGCTGCGGGCGTTCGTGGACGTGGTGAAGGGCGCGGGCTGA
- the selA gene encoding L-seryl-tRNA(Sec) selenium transferase — MSNPFRDLPAVARVLETAAAVAARARHSAADLTKAVRDQLDTIRAAIAARGEAGDVSAESIAAAAVARLDVDAIPRLRPVINATGVVLHTNLGRAPLAEEAARAAFEAGRGYLNLELDLASGKRGSRQDAVRDGIRAVTGAEAATAVNNCAAATVIVLRAVAAGREVIVSRGQLIEIGGGFRIPDIMAVSGATLREVGTTNITRVADYERAIGPSTAALMRVHTSNYRVRGYTKAVGLDELVAVGRTRGLPVIDDAGSGQSLDLAPFGLPGEPLVSAGIAAGTDLVLFSGDKLLGGPQAGIIAGRADLIRRIEADPLMRAFRLDKMTLAALEVTLRLYRDPTRARRDIPVLRMLTTPLPDLTARAERFAERLRGVGVQADVQADVAYVGGGSLPDVAVPTAVVAVHTANEAELAARLRGGSPGVVGRIQGGRLLLDLRTVFERQEDELLSAIRVAFTFAE; from the coding sequence ATGAGCAACCCGTTCCGCGACCTGCCGGCCGTCGCCCGCGTGCTCGAAACGGCCGCCGCCGTCGCGGCGCGGGCGCGGCACTCGGCCGCCGACCTGACCAAGGCGGTGCGAGATCAGCTCGACACGATTCGCGCCGCGATCGCCGCCCGCGGCGAAGCGGGCGACGTGTCTGCGGAATCGATCGCGGCCGCGGCAGTGGCGCGGCTCGACGTGGACGCGATCCCGCGACTTCGGCCCGTCATCAACGCGACCGGCGTGGTGCTACACACGAACCTCGGCCGGGCACCGCTGGCGGAAGAAGCCGCGCGCGCGGCGTTCGAGGCCGGCCGCGGCTACCTGAACCTTGAACTCGACCTGGCCTCCGGCAAGCGCGGCTCGCGGCAGGACGCCGTGCGCGACGGCATTCGCGCCGTCACCGGCGCGGAGGCGGCGACGGCCGTGAACAACTGCGCGGCCGCGACGGTCATCGTGCTGCGGGCCGTCGCCGCCGGGCGCGAAGTGATCGTTTCGCGCGGCCAGTTGATCGAGATCGGCGGCGGCTTCCGGATCCCCGACATCATGGCCGTGAGCGGGGCGACGCTTCGGGAAGTGGGCACGACGAATATCACGCGGGTGGCCGACTACGAACGCGCGATCGGGCCGAGCACCGCGGCGCTCATGCGCGTCCACACCAGCAACTACCGCGTTCGTGGGTACACCAAAGCGGTCGGACTTGATGAACTCGTGGCAGTCGGCCGCACGCGCGGGCTGCCGGTGATCGACGACGCCGGCAGCGGGCAGTCACTCGATCTGGCGCCGTTCGGCCTCCCCGGCGAGCCGCTCGTCTCGGCCGGCATCGCGGCCGGGACTGATCTCGTGCTGTTCAGTGGCGACAAGCTCCTCGGCGGACCGCAGGCTGGGATTATCGCCGGTCGCGCCGACCTGATCCGACGGATCGAGGCCGACCCGCTGATGCGGGCGTTTCGGCTCGACAAGATGACGCTCGCGGCGCTCGAAGTCACGCTGCGGCTGTACCGCGACCCAACCCGCGCCCGCCGCGACATCCCCGTGCTGCGGATGTTGACGACGCCACTTCCCGACTTGACGGCACGGGCTGAGCGCTTCGCGGAACGGCTTCGCGGAGTCGGTGTGCAGGCGGATGTGCAAGCGGACGTGGCTTATGTCGGCGGCGGGTCCCTCCCCGATGTCGCGGTGCCGACCGCGGTGGTCGCGGTCCACACGGCGAACGAAGCGGAGTTGGCGGCGCGGCTGCGTGGCGGGTCGCCTGGAGTCGTGGGGCGGATCCAGGGCGGGCGGTTGCTGCTCGACCTGCGGACGGTTTTCGAGCGTCAGGAGGACGAATTGCTGTCCGCGATCAGGGTCGCGTTCACCTTCGCCGAGTAG
- a CDS encoding DUF1802 family protein, producing the protein MATVAFKEWAVICRALAEGRQAVILRKGGIAETAGEFRPEHERFLLLPTHFHEQHRTGIKSELLPLLDAAEADRPGGGVLRFTHLAEVTAVRKVSELDHALALDGLHGWTADTVRQRFHYRSPGLFVLTVRVAALPAPVEVPERPEYAGCKTWVELVDDVPTDGATPVLSDTAFAAYSAKVNATLIADSNSSS; encoded by the coding sequence ATGGCGACGGTGGCGTTCAAGGAGTGGGCAGTCATCTGCCGGGCGCTCGCCGAGGGGCGGCAGGCCGTCATCCTCCGCAAAGGCGGCATAGCCGAAACCGCCGGCGAATTCCGCCCCGAGCATGAGCGATTTCTGCTCCTCCCGACGCACTTCCACGAGCAGCACCGCACCGGCATCAAGTCCGAGTTGCTGCCGTTGCTGGACGCCGCCGAGGCCGACCGGCCGGGCGGTGGAGTGCTCCGCTTCACGCACCTGGCCGAAGTGACCGCCGTGCGGAAGGTCTCTGAACTAGACCACGCCTTGGCCCTCGACGGCCTCCACGGCTGGACTGCCGACACCGTCCGTCAGCGCTTCCACTACCGCTCGCCGGGGCTGTTCGTGCTGACGGTGCGGGTGGCGGCACTGCCCGCGCCGGTGGAGGTGCCTGAGCGGCCCGAGTACGCCGGCTGCAAGACGTGGGTCGAACTCGTGGACGACGTCCCGACCGACGGGGCGACGCCTGTACTCAGTGACACGGCGTTCGCGGCCTACTCGGCGAAGGTGAACGCGACCCTGATCGCGGACAGCAATTCGTCCTCCTGA
- a CDS encoding menaquinone biosynthetic enzyme MqnA/MqnD family protein: protein MATTLRVGAVNYLNTKPLVERLPEFAPRIDLSFALPSRLADQLARGDIDVGLIPVVEYFRGPGYSFVPGIAIGSRGPVLSVTLFSRVPWADVRSVSLDEGSRTSAALTQILLRKRYGVRPRVEPLPIDAPADDLTTDAVLLIGDRAMRACLPGYRFAYDLGAEWADWTGLPFVYALWAVRPGVDLGDAGAAFHAAKEAGLAAAGAIAQREAAGLGLDPGFCRRYLETVIRYDLGPRELAGMAKFHDLAAELGLAPKGATGVRQHRPDLVESR from the coding sequence ATGGCCACCACCCTCCGCGTCGGCGCGGTCAACTACCTGAACACGAAGCCGCTCGTCGAACGACTCCCCGAGTTCGCCCCGCGCATCGACCTGTCGTTCGCCCTGCCGAGCCGCCTCGCCGACCAACTCGCCCGCGGCGACATCGACGTCGGCCTCATCCCCGTGGTCGAGTACTTCCGCGGTCCCGGCTACTCGTTCGTCCCCGGCATCGCCATCGGCTCGCGCGGGCCGGTGCTCAGCGTCACGCTGTTCAGCCGCGTTCCGTGGGCCGACGTCCGCAGCGTATCGCTCGACGAGGGCTCGCGCACGAGCGCCGCCCTCACGCAAATCCTGCTGCGGAAGCGGTACGGCGTCCGCCCGCGGGTCGAGCCGCTGCCGATCGACGCCCCCGCCGACGACCTCACCACCGACGCCGTGCTCCTTATCGGCGACCGGGCGATGCGGGCCTGCCTGCCGGGCTACCGCTTCGCGTACGACCTCGGTGCGGAGTGGGCCGACTGGACCGGGCTGCCGTTCGTCTACGCCCTGTGGGCCGTCCGCCCCGGCGTCGACCTCGGCGACGCGGGAGCCGCCTTCCACGCCGCGAAGGAAGCGGGCCTGGCCGCGGCCGGGGCCATCGCCCAGCGTGAGGCGGCGGGGCTGGGGCTCGACCCCGGCTTCTGCCGCCGCTACCTCGAAACTGTAATCCGCTACGACCTCGGCCCGCGGGAGCTCGCCGGGATGGCGAAGTTCCACGACCTCGCGGCCGAACTCGGGCTCGCGCCGAAGGGGGCTACCGGTGTCCGCCAGCATCGACCGGATCTTGTCGAAAGCCGTTGA
- the mqnC gene encoding cyclic dehypoxanthinyl futalosine synthase, with translation MSASIDRILSKAVDGGRLTPDEGVELFRSRDLLKLGRAAHAVCSRLHPEPYRTYNIDRNINYTNVCAAVCDFCSFYRKTGDADAYVLSREELYRKIEETIALGGDQVLMQGGMHPSLKLEWYEELLSDLRARFPAVNLHAFSPPELWHFHKLNKLPLREVLSRLKAAGLGSIPGGGGEILVDRVRKAITKNKALTDEWLEVMRVWHELGGRSSCTMMFGHVETDAERVEHLLRLRQLQDETSGFTAFICWTMQPGHRMTQQPEAGAFEYLRTQAISRLILDNVPNIQSSWVTQGAKIGQVALFYGANDMGSLMIEENVVASAGTVHYLTLEEIRRCIREAGWEPRQRDVYYRLIDPKPAPPPRAERALPVLA, from the coding sequence GTGTCCGCCAGCATCGACCGGATCTTGTCGAAAGCCGTTGACGGCGGCCGGCTCACGCCCGACGAGGGCGTCGAGCTGTTCCGCAGCCGCGACCTGCTGAAGCTCGGCCGGGCCGCGCACGCGGTCTGCTCGCGGCTCCACCCGGAGCCGTACCGCACGTACAACATCGACCGCAACATCAACTACACGAACGTCTGCGCCGCGGTCTGCGACTTCTGCTCGTTCTACCGCAAGACCGGCGACGCCGACGCCTACGTGCTGTCGCGCGAGGAACTGTACCGCAAGATCGAAGAGACCATCGCCCTCGGCGGCGACCAGGTGCTGATGCAGGGCGGGATGCACCCGTCGCTGAAGCTCGAATGGTATGAGGAGCTGCTGAGCGACCTCCGCGCCCGCTTCCCGGCAGTGAACCTGCACGCTTTCAGTCCGCCGGAGCTGTGGCACTTCCACAAGTTGAACAAGCTTCCACTGCGCGAGGTGCTGTCGCGCCTGAAGGCAGCCGGGCTCGGCAGCATCCCCGGCGGCGGCGGCGAAATCCTCGTGGACCGCGTCCGCAAGGCCATCACCAAGAACAAGGCGCTGACGGACGAGTGGCTCGAAGTGATGCGGGTGTGGCACGAGTTGGGCGGCCGGTCGAGCTGCACGATGATGTTCGGGCACGTCGAAACGGACGCCGAGCGCGTCGAGCACCTGCTGCGCCTGCGGCAGCTCCAGGACGAAACCAGCGGCTTCACCGCGTTCATCTGCTGGACGATGCAGCCGGGACACAGGATGACGCAGCAGCCCGAGGCGGGGGCGTTCGAGTACCTGCGCACGCAGGCGATCAGCCGGCTGATCCTCGACAACGTCCCGAACATCCAGTCGTCGTGGGTCACACAGGGGGCGAAGATCGGGCAAGTCGCCCTGTTCTACGGGGCGAACGACATGGGCTCCCTGATGATCGAGGAGAACGTCGTCGCGTCGGCCGGCACGGTCCACTACCTGACGCTGGAGGAAATCCGGCGCTGCATCCGCGAGGCGGGCTGGGAGCCGCGGCAGCGCGACGTGTACTACCGCCTCATCGACCCGAAGCCGGCCCCGCCACCGCGGGCCGAGCGGGCGTTGCCGGTGCTCGCCTGA